One window from the genome of Fulvivirga lutea encodes:
- a CDS encoding ArnT family glycosyltransferase yields MEEKQLTGEKYKWIFVGIVALSFVISYSLTFDSKLALLGDNASYYSLGKAIAQGEGYVNISRVTKSPNNHYPPGYPAIISAILVVSDSVVGVKLLNGLFLFASIWLTFILTARFTNNYITAFVVSMLTVVNSHALFYGSLMMSEVPYMFFSLLAIYFITNTDISEITIKNKNFILTILFMVIAYYVRSLGVAILGGLGLYFLISKNWKLLGASIGGLVVGGLPWFIRGQSLGGTSYMNQLKMINPYNPSLGVADFSDYIDRFWSNFSRYITREIPDALFNYGPNYSQPIEFKEWVFGLIIVGLTTYGVIKIKKYNWLILGYLLGTFGILMIWPDVWIGVRFIVPIIPILWIGLLKGFYELFKAIRGQQEISSVVNYAPLVIILFLISPLNELSAKAKAPFPPAWEQYFKVAEWIKQNEKEAVVSCGKPSLFFIYAGDNFTMRYKLSKDPAELIADLEKQRVDYVVIDQVYGNTFQYLLPAVRQYPNRFKQVLHLKNPDTFLLKFER; encoded by the coding sequence ATGGAAGAAAAACAGCTTACAGGAGAAAAATACAAGTGGATATTTGTTGGTATCGTAGCACTGTCATTTGTTATTTCCTATTCACTAACCTTTGATTCGAAACTTGCTTTACTGGGAGATAATGCAAGTTATTACTCGCTAGGAAAAGCCATAGCACAAGGCGAAGGTTATGTGAACATTTCCCGAGTAACAAAAAGTCCGAACAACCATTATCCACCAGGCTATCCGGCAATCATAAGTGCAATATTAGTGGTGAGTGATAGTGTTGTAGGCGTTAAGCTGTTGAACGGGTTATTTCTTTTCGCTTCTATTTGGTTGACGTTCATACTAACAGCTCGGTTTACTAATAATTATATCACGGCCTTTGTTGTATCAATGCTTACGGTAGTAAATAGTCATGCACTTTTTTACGGGTCTTTGATGATGTCTGAAGTGCCTTACATGTTCTTTAGTCTTTTAGCCATTTATTTTATCACTAATACTGATATCAGCGAGATAACTATAAAAAACAAGAACTTCATTTTAACTATACTGTTCATGGTCATTGCCTATTACGTTCGGTCGTTAGGTGTTGCCATACTGGGCGGTTTAGGTCTGTATTTCTTGATATCTAAAAATTGGAAACTATTAGGAGCCTCAATCGGGGGCTTAGTAGTGGGAGGTTTGCCGTGGTTCATTCGAGGGCAATCGTTAGGAGGCACCTCCTATATGAATCAGTTAAAAATGATTAACCCGTACAACCCATCACTCGGGGTTGCTGATTTTAGCGATTATATCGATAGGTTTTGGAGTAACTTTTCAAGATACATCACACGAGAAATCCCTGATGCTTTATTTAATTATGGCCCTAATTATTCGCAACCAATAGAATTTAAAGAGTGGGTATTCGGACTTATAATCGTGGGGCTAACTACCTATGGTGTTATTAAAATCAAAAAATACAACTGGCTTATTCTTGGTTATTTATTGGGCACGTTTGGCATATTAATGATTTGGCCAGATGTATGGATTGGCGTTAGGTTCATCGTTCCGATAATACCAATTCTTTGGATTGGTTTGCTTAAAGGATTTTACGAGTTGTTTAAAGCAATACGCGGGCAGCAGGAAATTAGTTCTGTGGTAAACTATGCTCCTTTAGTGATCATTCTTTTTCTTATATCGCCACTCAATGAATTATCTGCAAAGGCAAAAGCACCTTTTCCGCCAGCCTGGGAACAATATTTTAAAGTAGCTGAATGGATTAAACAGAACGAAAAAGAGGCCGTTGTGAGTTGTGGGAAGCCTTCTCTCTTTTTTATTTACGCTGGGGATAACTTTACGATGCGTTATAAACTTTCAAAAGATCCTGCAGAATTAATTGCAGACCTGGAAAAGCAACGGGTAGATTATGTGGTGATCGATCAAGTGTATGGAAATACATTTCAGTACCTACTTCCGGCTGTGCGCCAATATCCTAATAGATTTAAGCAGGTGCTACATCTAAAAAATCCAGATACATTTTTGCTAAAGTTCGAAAGATGA
- a CDS encoding glycosyltransferase family 2 protein, with translation MMINKLSIIIPVYNEEKTIHLILDKIKEVELLKGIKKEIVMVDDASTDKSKERIETYLKENSDMDIQLFSQPKNKGKGAALHKGIKEATGEFLIIQDADLEYDPQEYNILLQPVIDGVADVVYGSRFVGGKPHRILFFWHSIGNAVLTFLSNMMNNLNLTDMETCYKLIKTDMAKSLTLKENRFGFEPEVTAKLARIQGVRFYEVGISYYGRTYAEGKKINWKDGFRAIYCILRYGLFN, from the coding sequence ATGATGATAAATAAACTTTCGATTATCATTCCTGTTTACAACGAGGAAAAAACAATTCATTTGATTCTTGACAAAATCAAGGAGGTTGAATTATTAAAGGGAATCAAGAAAGAAATAGTGATGGTGGATGATGCATCCACAGATAAATCAAAAGAGCGCATTGAAACGTATCTGAAAGAAAATTCCGATATGGACATTCAGCTTTTTTCCCAACCAAAAAACAAAGGCAAAGGTGCAGCTCTCCATAAAGGAATTAAAGAAGCTACCGGAGAATTCTTAATTATTCAGGATGCTGATCTTGAATATGATCCGCAAGAGTATAATATACTTTTACAGCCGGTTATCGATGGCGTAGCCGATGTTGTATACGGCAGTAGATTTGTTGGGGGGAAACCTCATAGGATTTTATTCTTTTGGCATTCAATAGGCAATGCGGTGTTAACGTTCTTGTCAAACATGATGAACAATCTGAATCTTACAGATATGGAAACATGTTACAAGCTCATAAAAACCGACATGGCCAAAAGCTTAACGTTAAAGGAGAATAGGTTTGGTTTTGAGCCTGAAGTGACAGCCAAACTTGCTCGCATACAGGGCGTTAGGTTTTATGAGGTTGGAATTTCATACTATGGAAGAACGTATGCAGAAGGCAAAAAAATTAATTGGAAGGATGGATTTAGAGCGATTTATTGTATCTTAAGATACGGTCTATTTAACTAA
- a CDS encoding PadR family transcriptional regulator produces MKGTNLGEFEELILLVIGVLDTNAYGAAIISQLEEQTDRKPSVGAVHSSLNRLVEKGYLKSRTGESTASRRGRRKIYYDLTAAGQNALIKTREMRNYLFSLIPNISAE; encoded by the coding sequence ATGAAAGGCACGAACCTAGGCGAATTCGAAGAGCTCATTCTGTTAGTTATTGGCGTATTAGACACTAATGCTTACGGAGCAGCTATTATCAGTCAACTCGAAGAGCAAACGGATAGAAAACCCAGTGTTGGCGCTGTACATTCTTCTCTTAACAGGCTGGTAGAAAAGGGTTATTTGAAATCGAGAACCGGTGAATCAACTGCCTCCCGTAGAGGTCGAAGAAAAATTTATTATGACCTCACCGCTGCAGGCCAAAATGCACTCATTAAAACAAGAGAAATGCGAAATTATCTCTTCTCATTAATTCCAAACATTTCTGCCGAATGA
- a CDS encoding NAD(P)H-dependent flavin oxidoreductase, whose amino-acid sequence MSKITELFDIQYPIIQAGMVWCSGWKLASAVSNAGGLGLIGAGSMHPETLKEHIIKCKAATNKPFGVNVPLLYPEIDKIIEIIINEGVRIVFTSAGNPKTWTSKLKEHNIKVVHVVSSVKFALKAQDAGVDAVVAEGFEAGGHNGREEITTFCLIPAVKEAISIPLLAAGGIGTGRGMLGAMALGADGVQIGSRFAASEESSAHQLFKERVINSEEGDTVLTLKKLAPVRLIKNEFYDQVKAAEERGASPEELKSILGSRRSKLGIFEGDLKEGELEIGQISAYIKKVKSAKDIVDEIWEEYQQLKTKMCQS is encoded by the coding sequence ATGAGCAAGATAACTGAACTATTTGATATTCAATATCCTATTATTCAAGCAGGCATGGTTTGGTGCAGTGGTTGGAAGCTCGCTTCTGCAGTTAGTAATGCCGGGGGTTTAGGCTTAATTGGTGCAGGCTCAATGCACCCAGAAACGCTGAAAGAGCATATTATCAAATGCAAAGCCGCCACTAATAAACCATTTGGAGTAAACGTACCACTACTCTATCCTGAAATCGATAAAATCATAGAAATTATCATTAATGAAGGAGTAAGGATTGTATTCACCTCCGCAGGAAATCCTAAAACCTGGACATCAAAGCTCAAGGAGCATAATATCAAAGTGGTGCATGTAGTATCAAGTGTAAAGTTTGCACTGAAAGCACAAGATGCAGGAGTAGATGCTGTTGTTGCGGAAGGCTTTGAAGCTGGTGGGCACAATGGCAGAGAAGAGATCACTACTTTTTGTTTAATTCCTGCGGTAAAAGAAGCTATTAGTATTCCATTGCTTGCCGCTGGCGGAATTGGAACTGGCAGAGGAATGCTAGGTGCCATGGCCTTAGGTGCAGATGGCGTACAAATTGGCAGCCGATTTGCGGCATCTGAAGAGTCATCAGCACATCAATTATTTAAAGAGCGTGTTATTAATTCAGAGGAGGGCGATACGGTGCTTACCTTAAAAAAACTTGCACCCGTTCGATTAATTAAAAATGAATTTTACGATCAGGTGAAAGCGGCTGAGGAGCGTGGTGCCAGCCCCGAAGAACTAAAATCTATACTAGGAAGTAGACGGTCCAAACTGGGAATCTTTGAAGGTGATCTTAAAGAAGGGGAATTAGAAATAGGTCAAATTTCAGCTTACATTAAAAAGGTTAAAAGTGCGAAGGATATAGTGGATGAAATTTGGGAAGAATATCAGCAGTTAAAAACCAAAATGTGTCAATCATGA
- a CDS encoding aminotransferase class V-fold PLP-dependent enzyme, with protein sequence MSPLLKSVEQIGIEAIQKKQKPWNIAPSDFFTGVNNLKKSFSELINASNTESIALIPSVSYGIATVAKNIPLKKGEKVVVLDEQFPSNYYSWKRLTDNSDAELVVIKRPKSTSIGEDWNAAIINAIDSSVKVVSMAHVHWADGTLFKLEEISALCKKVGALLIIDGTQSVGALPFDVQKIKPDALICAGYKWLLGPYSQGVAYYGEYFNNGKPIEENWINRFESEDFTGLVNYNDNYQAGAFRYSVGEHSNFILVPMLNEAFTNILNWGVDNIQSYCKNLIAESIDELTSAGYRLEHSEFRSNHLFGIRLNDASRMEQLKTKIQNQNISVSYRGDAIRLSPNVYNDSTDIEKLKNCLLTN encoded by the coding sequence ATGTCGCCACTGTTAAAAAGTGTAGAACAGATTGGTATTGAGGCAATTCAAAAAAAACAAAAGCCCTGGAACATCGCTCCCTCAGATTTCTTTACCGGAGTAAATAATTTAAAAAAGTCGTTTTCTGAGCTAATTAATGCATCAAATACAGAAAGTATTGCGCTTATTCCCTCCGTATCTTATGGCATTGCTACAGTGGCAAAAAACATCCCATTAAAAAAAGGCGAAAAAGTTGTAGTGCTTGACGAGCAATTTCCGAGTAACTATTATTCGTGGAAACGCTTAACTGATAATTCAGATGCCGAGTTGGTGGTTATAAAAAGACCAAAGTCTACCAGTATTGGAGAAGACTGGAATGCAGCCATTATTAATGCTATTGACAGCAGCGTAAAAGTGGTTTCCATGGCGCACGTTCATTGGGCTGATGGCACACTTTTTAAGCTGGAAGAAATAAGTGCCCTATGCAAAAAAGTTGGTGCTTTGCTTATCATCGATGGCACACAGTCTGTAGGTGCATTGCCTTTTGACGTTCAAAAAATTAAACCCGATGCTCTAATTTGTGCGGGCTACAAATGGCTTCTTGGCCCTTATTCTCAAGGGGTTGCCTATTATGGAGAGTATTTTAATAATGGAAAGCCTATTGAAGAAAATTGGATCAATAGATTTGAAAGTGAAGATTTTACTGGGTTAGTAAATTATAACGATAATTATCAAGCCGGAGCTTTTCGCTATTCTGTAGGTGAACATAGCAATTTCATTTTGGTGCCTATGTTAAATGAAGCCTTCACAAACATCTTAAATTGGGGAGTAGATAATATTCAATCCTACTGCAAAAATTTGATCGCTGAGAGTATAGATGAGTTAACATCTGCGGGCTACAGATTAGAACACTCGGAGTTCAGAAGTAATCACCTGTTTGGAATACGGTTGAATGACGCGTCAAGAATGGAGCAGTTGAAGACCAAAATTCAAAATCAGAATATTTCTGTTTCCTATAGAGGTGATGCTATCAGGCTCTCTCCTAATGTATATAATGATTCTACTGACATCGAAAAGTTGAAAAACTGCCTACTAACAAACTAA
- a CDS encoding VOC family protein: MKEIIKIKETCLYIHDLEKAKEFYHAKLGLEIIHYAEGKHIFFKAGQSVLLCFNPDDSKHKTSPPPHFAEGNQHYAFEVAKEDYEACKAEIKSKGVEIIDKLVWGNGQESFYFNDPENNVLEIVPVGVWD; this comes from the coding sequence ATGAAAGAGATTATCAAAATCAAAGAAACATGCTTATACATTCACGATCTGGAAAAAGCAAAAGAATTCTATCATGCAAAACTTGGCCTGGAAATTATCCACTACGCTGAAGGAAAACATATATTCTTTAAAGCCGGTCAATCTGTGCTACTTTGTTTCAACCCAGACGATAGTAAACACAAAACCTCACCTCCGCCCCATTTTGCTGAAGGCAATCAACATTACGCATTTGAAGTTGCTAAAGAAGATTATGAAGCGTGCAAAGCTGAAATAAAATCAAAAGGTGTTGAGATTATTGATAAGCTAGTTTGGGGCAATGGTCAGGAATCATTTTATTTTAATGACCCTGAAAATAATGTACTAGAAATTGTTCCTGTTGGTGTTTGGGATTAG
- a CDS encoding ABC transporter permease has protein sequence MKENELIDPPEWPFKLLRFFCKEELVEQVEGDMMETFDYRVETLGLSKAKWLLYRDVFSMLRPFAIKGINFKNSNNITMLINYFKLTIRGIKSNKVTSAISIFGLALAISCCIVLFLFAQIIINANDFIEDADQIHMVTSKAKNQSGDEFIWGKTPDFIGSDFEEQQDGPFMMTRYTKSSAVVRHGDIVIEEPIEYVSEDFLNIFSFELTDGDKSALEKPTQIVLSHKAATKFFGEGYPLNKELSLIINGENVPVTVGAVAAKFPNNTYFDFNILVNEKLNPTTESNAGSMTNATFFKFKNPSIKDQFESSQKNWVAMYNATDPKYKISGFSLIAFDEIKNTPYNIAGNVVGRENISTLYGIIFFGGLLLFIACFNYINIALVSATKRLKEIGMRKSLGATKSQLINQFLSENIFLCIFSALAGLIIAQIALIPIFNSFFPLDFTIDFTSLQLWIFLFVTALFTGLISGLYPAFYVSSFNANEIFKGSEKLGSNKNVIFKIFLGIQFGFTFLIIFSGIAFINNSHFQKELSWGYDNSNLMVIPTSNKSQFLAFKDKVSQYPEVKNIATAAGHVGNKASSIDIVVNDEKSPVLTYDVSANYIDLMELELIEGRNFDQNKASDFDNGLIVNESFIKKYMIANIENDPVITADKRYRILGVVEDFHYDNFYFPIDAAVFRLSSDTTNTMILAKIEGTADLAETRYKMSKDWVSLFPDYPFNGYLQSEIFDDYYRQMSIPTNILILFATISIILSSIGLYGLVSLALAKKMKEISIRKVMGATMKHITIITNKPYLIILSVSLILALPVSHMLVDGYLDQVNAFHVPIDLRVILPSILLITLAIFSTIGLNLLKVAKSRPAENLKER, from the coding sequence ATGAAAGAGAATGAACTCATAGATCCACCGGAGTGGCCTTTTAAACTTCTACGCTTTTTCTGTAAAGAAGAGCTTGTGGAACAAGTGGAAGGTGATATGATGGAAACATTCGATTATCGGGTGGAAACTCTGGGATTGAGCAAAGCCAAATGGCTCTTGTACAGAGATGTCTTTAGCATGCTCCGCCCTTTCGCAATCAAAGGAATCAATTTCAAGAACTCAAACAACATCACTATGCTTATTAATTATTTTAAACTCACTATTAGAGGGATTAAATCCAATAAAGTTACCTCAGCCATCAGCATCTTTGGCCTTGCGTTAGCCATTTCCTGCTGTATTGTGCTTTTTCTGTTTGCACAAATAATCATTAATGCGAATGATTTTATTGAAGATGCTGACCAAATACATATGGTTACAAGTAAAGCCAAAAATCAAAGTGGTGACGAATTTATTTGGGGCAAAACTCCAGACTTCATCGGTTCAGATTTTGAGGAACAGCAAGATGGCCCCTTTATGATGACCCGTTACACAAAATCGTCAGCTGTGGTAAGGCATGGTGATATTGTTATTGAAGAACCTATTGAATATGTGAGCGAGGATTTCTTAAACATTTTCAGTTTTGAATTAACCGATGGTGACAAATCAGCTTTAGAAAAACCGACCCAAATAGTATTAAGTCACAAAGCAGCTACTAAATTTTTTGGTGAGGGCTACCCTTTGAACAAGGAATTGAGTTTGATAATAAATGGAGAAAATGTGCCTGTAACTGTGGGAGCTGTTGCAGCAAAATTTCCCAACAATACCTATTTCGATTTTAATATTTTGGTGAATGAAAAGCTGAATCCAACTACAGAAAGTAATGCCGGAAGCATGACCAATGCCACGTTCTTTAAATTCAAAAATCCATCGATTAAAGATCAGTTTGAATCGAGCCAAAAAAACTGGGTTGCCATGTATAATGCCACTGATCCTAAATATAAAATTAGTGGGTTTAGTTTAATTGCCTTTGATGAAATTAAGAATACTCCTTACAATATCGCAGGTAATGTAGTAGGCAGAGAAAATATTTCCACTTTATATGGCATTATATTTTTCGGTGGTTTGCTCCTCTTTATTGCCTGCTTCAACTACATAAATATTGCATTGGTTTCAGCCACCAAAAGGTTGAAGGAAATAGGCATGAGAAAAAGCTTAGGAGCTACCAAATCTCAGCTAATCAACCAATTTTTAAGTGAGAATATTTTCCTTTGTATTTTCTCTGCTTTGGCTGGGTTAATCATTGCGCAAATTGCCCTCATACCCATATTCAATTCCTTCTTCCCGTTAGATTTCACAATAGATTTTACCTCGTTGCAATTGTGGATCTTTTTATTTGTAACGGCTTTGTTTACAGGACTTATTTCTGGCCTATACCCAGCTTTTTATGTATCCTCTTTCAATGCCAATGAGATATTTAAAGGAAGTGAAAAGCTGGGCTCTAATAAAAACGTGATTTTTAAGATATTCCTCGGCATTCAATTTGGTTTCACCTTTTTAATCATCTTTTCAGGCATTGCTTTTATTAACAACAGCCATTTTCAGAAAGAGCTCAGCTGGGGGTATGACAACTCTAATTTGATGGTGATTCCAACCTCCAATAAAAGCCAGTTTTTAGCATTTAAAGATAAAGTATCGCAATACCCTGAAGTAAAAAATATCGCCACGGCTGCCGGTCATGTAGGCAACAAGGCAAGCAGTATAGACATAGTTGTAAACGATGAAAAATCCCCGGTTTTAACCTACGATGTTAGTGCTAATTACATCGATCTGATGGAACTCGAGCTTATTGAAGGCAGAAACTTCGACCAGAATAAGGCCTCTGATTTTGATAACGGACTAATCGTTAATGAATCCTTTATTAAGAAATATATGATTGCCAATATTGAAAATGACCCAGTGATCACTGCGGACAAAAGATATAGGATTTTAGGTGTGGTGGAAGATTTCCATTATGACAATTTCTACTTCCCAATCGATGCCGCAGTATTCCGATTATCTTCTGACACTACCAATACTATGATATTAGCCAAAATTGAAGGCACTGCAGATTTGGCCGAAACGCGATATAAAATGAGTAAAGATTGGGTAAGCCTATTCCCGGATTATCCTTTTAATGGATACTTACAAAGTGAAATTTTCGATGACTACTATCGGCAAATGTCAATTCCTACCAACATTCTAATCCTATTCGCCACGATTTCAATCATTCTATCTTCCATCGGGTTATATGGTTTAGTTTCATTGGCTTTAGCTAAAAAGATGAAAGAAATAAGTATCAGGAAAGTGATGGGTGCCACCATGAAACACATTACAATCATTACGAATAAGCCTTATTTAATTATCCTTTCTGTGAGTTTGATTCTTGCCTTACCAGTGAGCCATATGCTGGTAGATGGGTACTTAGATCAGGTTAATGCATTTCACGTACCAATCGATTTAAGGGTAATTTTACCGAGTATATTATTAATCACGCTGGCTATTTTCTCCACTATTGGGTTGAACCTTTTAAAAGTAGCGAAATCCAGACCTGCTGAAAACTTAAAAGAGAGATAA
- a CDS encoding alpha/beta hydrolase, with product MKALKISLVVIIAVVAAYFIGPQVEIGELSKTLPEVPNNLTVLEAFINEREDSIPNIKPDNEGRIIWANGKPEVTEYSIVYLHGFSASQEEGDPIHENLAKRYGCNLYLPRIAGHGLNEEEAMLDLTAEKMMQSAAEAIAIGMQIGKKVILVTTSTGGTYGLYLAENNPAIEALILYSPNIQIYDPNSWLLSKPWGLQLARLVKGTKYNEWEIEANRANYWTNKYRLEVLTELQVMVETTMTKETFEKVTQPVFLGYYYKNEEEQDNTVSVPAMLEMYEHLGTPDELKRKVAFPEAGHHVIGSDLTSGAYEQVEIETIKFLEEVVGLKPTVKKELKPETINQVSNSLKSILSEDIKFLSENDRKYNLEAVDLNGDNAPEYFVQFQSSYFCGSGGCTFLLLSSDMQLITRFTVTNAPIFVEPAFKNDWKILLTKSNDEFKEMAYDNGSYPSNPSILNKAPYDAPSGHAQVLFDNSELKYSF from the coding sequence ATGAAAGCATTAAAAATCTCTCTCGTTGTAATTATTGCAGTTGTTGCTGCCTATTTTATTGGTCCACAGGTTGAAATAGGCGAGTTGTCAAAGACATTACCCGAGGTGCCGAATAATCTAACCGTTTTAGAAGCTTTTATAAATGAACGAGAGGATTCTATTCCAAATATTAAACCTGATAATGAGGGTAGAATTATCTGGGCCAATGGTAAGCCAGAAGTAACTGAATATAGTATTGTCTATTTACATGGATTTTCTGCCAGTCAGGAAGAGGGAGATCCTATCCATGAAAATTTAGCAAAGCGTTACGGCTGCAATTTATACCTACCAAGAATAGCCGGTCATGGGCTGAACGAAGAAGAAGCAATGCTGGATCTCACTGCTGAAAAAATGATGCAAAGTGCTGCAGAGGCAATTGCCATAGGTATGCAGATTGGTAAAAAAGTAATTCTGGTAACAACCTCCACAGGTGGCACTTATGGCTTGTATTTAGCAGAAAATAACCCCGCCATCGAAGCACTCATTTTATATTCACCTAATATTCAAATCTACGATCCTAATTCTTGGTTATTATCTAAACCATGGGGTCTGCAACTTGCCCGTTTAGTAAAAGGCACTAAGTATAATGAGTGGGAAATTGAAGCGAATAGAGCTAACTACTGGACAAATAAATACCGCTTAGAAGTTCTTACGGAATTGCAGGTTATGGTAGAAACCACCATGACGAAAGAAACTTTTGAAAAAGTTACACAGCCTGTTTTCTTGGGCTATTATTATAAAAACGAGGAAGAGCAGGATAACACTGTTTCAGTTCCTGCCATGTTAGAAATGTATGAACATCTCGGCACACCTGATGAGTTGAAAAGAAAAGTGGCGTTTCCTGAGGCAGGACATCATGTAATTGGCTCAGACCTTACTTCCGGTGCTTACGAACAGGTAGAAATTGAAACAATTAAATTTTTGGAGGAGGTAGTAGGTCTTAAACCAACAGTGAAGAAGGAGTTGAAACCAGAAACGATTAACCAGGTAAGCAATTCATTAAAGTCCATTCTTTCTGAGGACATAAAATTCCTAAGCGAAAATGATCGCAAATATAATTTAGAGGCTGTTGATTTAAATGGAGATAATGCTCCTGAATATTTTGTTCAATTTCAATCTTCGTATTTCTGTGGTTCTGGTGGTTGCACCTTCCTGCTTTTAAGTTCTGATATGCAGCTCATTACGCGTTTCACTGTAACCAATGCTCCCATTTTTGTAGAACCGGCATTTAAGAATGATTGGAAAATTCTACTCACAAAAAGCAATGATGAGTTCAAAGAAATGGCCTATGATAATGGTTCATACCCATCTAATCCATCCATTTTGAATAAAGCGCCTTACGATGCACCAAGCGGTCATGCGCAAGTTTTATTTGATAATTCTGAACTGAAATACTCTTTTTAA